The following are from one region of the Haloactinomyces albus genome:
- a CDS encoding xanthine dehydrogenase family protein molybdopterin-binding subunit, with protein MTTAEEALLRPNAIGTPLVRLEGSDKVTGTAPYAVEHPVDNPTHFHPLQSRIAVGRVHSIDTSAAHAEPGVLAILTPDNAPRLASTGNGELEILQSDEIAYRGQFLGGVIAETPEIARHAASLIRLEYEQRSHDVKLRADRGDLYKPEQVNPTFETDTAQGDVDGALASAAVTLDATYSTPMEHNNPMEPHATIACWTDDGELTLYDSTQGVYWTQGTVAPLFGLEQQQVHVISPHVGGGFGSKGIPHPNVVLAAMAARLVPGRPVKFPLTRQQMFSVVGYRTPTIQHVRLGADEQGRLSAIAQDVVEQSSKVKEFAEQTAVPARTMYAAPHRRTSHRLAALDVPVPSWMRAPGECPGMFGPEVAMDEMALACGLDPIEFRVRNEPETDPESGLPFSSRNLVACLHEGARRFGWHDRDPDPGVRRRGDWLVGTGVAASTYPVFAMPGSQATIRTTPEGRYTVLIGASDIGTGTWTTLTQIAADALEVPVSEVDLEIGSTTLPTASGAGGSSGINSWGSTIVDAARRLRTRLDEHGGTVPSEGIEVTGEIPENPYTSQYAMYSFGAQFAEAWVNTDTGEVSVPRLLGIFAAGRIINARTGRSQLLGGMTMGLSMALHEESVLDPQFGHVVNHDLAEYHIATNADIGSIEVDWLDEHDPYVNPMGAKGIGELGITGTAAAVTNAAHHATGIRVRDLPLSPDKFLR; from the coding sequence ATGACCACCGCGGAAGAGGCTCTGCTCCGGCCGAATGCGATCGGCACACCGCTGGTTCGCCTCGAGGGCTCGGACAAAGTCACCGGCACGGCGCCGTATGCCGTCGAGCACCCGGTCGACAACCCCACCCACTTCCATCCCCTGCAGTCCAGGATCGCGGTCGGGCGCGTGCACAGCATCGATACGAGCGCCGCGCACGCCGAGCCGGGAGTGCTCGCGATACTCACCCCCGACAACGCCCCGCGGCTGGCCTCGACGGGCAACGGTGAACTGGAGATCCTGCAATCCGACGAGATCGCCTACCGCGGCCAGTTCCTCGGCGGCGTGATCGCCGAAACACCCGAGATCGCCCGCCATGCCGCGAGTCTGATTCGGCTGGAATACGAGCAACGCAGCCATGACGTGAAGCTGCGTGCCGACCGAGGCGACCTCTACAAGCCGGAGCAGGTCAATCCGACCTTCGAAACCGACACCGCGCAGGGCGATGTCGATGGAGCGCTGGCTTCGGCGGCGGTGACGCTGGATGCGACCTACTCCACGCCGATGGAGCACAACAATCCGATGGAGCCGCACGCCACCATCGCCTGCTGGACCGACGATGGTGAACTCACCCTCTACGACTCCACACAAGGTGTGTACTGGACACAAGGGACCGTGGCACCGTTGTTCGGGCTCGAGCAGCAGCAGGTGCACGTGATCTCGCCGCATGTCGGAGGCGGTTTCGGGTCCAAGGGAATACCGCACCCGAACGTGGTGCTGGCCGCGATGGCCGCCCGGCTCGTACCGGGACGGCCGGTGAAATTCCCGCTGACCCGACAGCAGATGTTCTCCGTGGTCGGCTACCGCACACCGACGATCCAGCACGTGCGGCTCGGTGCCGACGAGCAGGGCAGGCTCTCCGCGATCGCGCAGGACGTCGTCGAGCAGTCCTCGAAGGTCAAGGAGTTCGCCGAGCAGACGGCTGTTCCGGCCCGCACGATGTATGCCGCGCCCCATCGCCGGACCTCGCATCGGCTCGCGGCGCTGGACGTGCCGGTGCCCTCGTGGATGCGTGCTCCCGGTGAATGCCCGGGCATGTTCGGTCCCGAGGTGGCCATGGACGAAATGGCCCTGGCGTGTGGTCTGGACCCGATCGAGTTCCGAGTACGCAACGAGCCGGAGACCGATCCGGAGTCCGGCCTGCCGTTTTCCAGCCGCAATCTGGTGGCCTGCCTGCACGAGGGCGCCCGCCGATTCGGATGGCACGACCGCGATCCCGATCCGGGCGTCCGGCGGCGCGGCGACTGGCTGGTCGGTACCGGCGTGGCCGCCTCCACCTACCCCGTCTTCGCGATGCCGGGTTCGCAGGCCACCATCCGGACCACTCCCGAGGGGCGCTACACCGTGCTGATCGGTGCGTCCGACATCGGTACCGGGACCTGGACGACACTGACCCAGATCGCCGCCGATGCGCTGGAGGTCCCCGTCTCCGAGGTCGACCTGGAGATCGGAAGCACCACACTGCCCACCGCCTCGGGGGCGGGGGGCTCCTCCGGCATCAACTCGTGGGGTTCGACGATCGTCGATGCGGCCCGCAGGCTGCGTACCCGGCTGGACGAGCACGGTGGCACCGTCCCCTCGGAAGGAATCGAGGTCACCGGGGAGATACCCGAAAACCCCTACACCAGCCAATACGCGATGTACAGTTTCGGTGCCCAGTTCGCCGAGGCGTGGGTCAACACCGACACCGGAGAGGTCTCGGTCCCCCGGCTGCTGGGTATCTTCGCCGCGGGCCGGATCATCAACGCCCGGACCGGTCGGTCACAACTGCTCGGCGGAATGACCATGGGACTGTCCATGGCCCTGCACGAGGAAAGCGTGCTCGATCCCCAGTTCGGGCACGTGGTCAATCACGACCTCGCCGAGTACCATATCGCCACCAACGCCGATATCGGCTCCATCGAGGTGGATTGGCTGGACGAGCACGATCCGTACGTCAATCCCATGGGTGCCAAGGGCATCGGGGAACTCGGGATCACCGGTACCGCGGCGGCCGTCACCAACGCCGCCCACCACGCCACCGGCATCCGTGTCCGCGATCTCCCCTTGAGCCCCGACAAGTTCCTCCGGTGA
- a CDS encoding DUF4383 domain-containing protein — translation MNSTRTRPGTHPVHIVHRVSAAVFGLGLWVFAGLGFANGLAYFSTQGQEVLGLSSNGALSTVSVVAGAILLGAAAWGGPTASTVTAGIGVVFLISGIVHLGILDTNFNILAFQLSNVFFSLIAGLLLLIVGMYGRVSGGLPPDNPYRQAHPMRNRPYPEEQLNIPAQGEDEREQEQLEAEVAMGEGHPTPEQQAMVEQEQARRQGRERARAYEQARHAEERTSPRRTET, via the coding sequence ATGAACAGCACACGTACACGGCCCGGCACGCATCCGGTGCATATCGTGCACCGGGTCAGTGCCGCGGTATTCGGGCTCGGCCTGTGGGTCTTCGCCGGATTGGGTTTCGCCAACGGCCTGGCGTACTTTTCCACCCAGGGCCAGGAGGTCCTCGGCTTGTCCAGCAACGGTGCCCTGTCGACCGTTTCGGTCGTCGCCGGGGCGATCCTGCTCGGTGCGGCAGCCTGGGGTGGCCCCACCGCCTCGACCGTCACCGCGGGAATCGGCGTGGTGTTCCTCATCTCCGGCATCGTGCACCTGGGCATCCTGGACACCAACTTCAATATTCTCGCGTTCCAGCTGTCGAACGTGTTCTTCAGTCTGATCGCAGGCTTGCTGCTGCTGATCGTGGGCATGTACGGCCGTGTCTCCGGAGGTCTTCCGCCGGACAACCCCTACCGGCAGGCCCACCCCATGCGAAACCGGCCGTATCCGGAGGAACAGCTCAACATTCCCGCCCAGGGCGAGGACGAACGGGAACAGGAGCAGTTGGAAGCCGAAGTGGCCATGGGAGAAGGGCATCCGACACCGGAGCAACAGGCGATGGTCGAGCAGGAGCAAGCCCGGCGGCAAGGCCGGGAACGGGCTCGCGCGTACGAGCAGGCTCGCCACGCGGAGGAGAGGACATCGCCCCGCCGTACCGAAACCTGA
- a CDS encoding WhiB family transcriptional regulator, with amino-acid sequence MTTTTRLPVPHANNYDWQRDAACRRMGSEVFFHPENERGGARQARESQAKQVCARCPVAQACLEHALNVEEPYGVWGGLTEDERRHLLRTGKTGGLSLSA; translated from the coding sequence GTGACGACGACGACTCGACTTCCGGTTCCGCATGCGAATAATTACGACTGGCAACGGGATGCCGCCTGCCGGAGGATGGGAAGTGAGGTCTTCTTCCACCCGGAGAACGAACGCGGCGGTGCCCGTCAGGCGCGTGAGTCTCAGGCCAAACAGGTATGCGCGCGGTGTCCGGTGGCACAGGCATGCCTGGAGCACGCGTTGAATGTCGAAGAGCCCTATGGCGTATGGGGCGGATTGACCGAGGACGAGCGGCGACACCTGCTCCGCACCGGCAAAACCGGCGGATTGAGCCTGTCGGCCTGA
- a CDS encoding NADH-quinone oxidoreductase subunit N, which yields MNMHPAALIPELTLVAGAVLGLLLGAWLPRHRQWLVRLLAALACLAGLAATAVAMGNGPRMVFGGSYAVDVATNAGRIIVLAATLLTICLSIETVESHQRETEFYVLMQLAALGTITLTGAADLLLLVAGYLLASVPLYALAGFVKDAPGTEASLKYYLMGALLGVTMLTGITILYGTGRSTGYATLAQNLPAAPRAAVAVGIVAVLAGLLFKIGAVPAHFWVPDVTEGASTPVAAFVTTVPKIGGLIAVYRLVAEALPTVGVNWSLLVAVLAVASMTLGNLAAFFQDTVRRLLAYSTIGQVGYILLAVAVATRSEIALPALLFYLAAYAVTNLGAFAVVAELPHAPRLVDYRGLARRHPGLAAVLVVCLLGLVGTPPTGVFLGKLEVFSAAIDGGYTWLAVVAVANTVASLFYYLRWIAPALVAVPETASDTLVPAGRWSAVGAYTAGAASLALGLAGGIVLPLLTGSLLP from the coding sequence ATGAACATGCATCCTGCTGCCCTGATCCCCGAACTGACACTCGTGGCCGGGGCCGTACTCGGACTGCTGCTCGGAGCCTGGCTTCCCCGGCACCGGCAGTGGCTGGTGCGGCTGCTGGCCGCGCTGGCCTGCCTGGCGGGCCTGGCCGCCACCGCCGTGGCGATGGGCAACGGGCCGCGGATGGTCTTCGGTGGCAGCTATGCCGTGGACGTCGCCACCAACGCCGGCCGGATCATCGTGCTCGCCGCCACCTTGCTGACGATCTGCTTGTCCATCGAGACGGTCGAGTCCCACCAGCGGGAAACCGAGTTCTACGTCCTGATGCAGCTCGCGGCACTCGGCACGATCACGCTCACCGGCGCGGCCGACCTGCTGCTGCTGGTCGCCGGCTACCTGCTGGCGTCGGTACCGCTGTATGCCTTGGCCGGATTCGTCAAGGACGCACCGGGAACCGAGGCATCCCTGAAGTACTACCTCATGGGGGCTCTGCTCGGCGTCACCATGCTCACCGGCATCACCATCCTCTACGGAACCGGTCGATCCACCGGCTACGCGACGCTGGCCCAGAACCTGCCCGCCGCCCCACGGGCAGCGGTCGCCGTCGGGATCGTGGCCGTACTCGCCGGGCTGCTGTTCAAAATCGGCGCGGTGCCCGCTCACTTCTGGGTGCCCGATGTGACCGAAGGGGCGAGCACGCCGGTGGCCGCGTTCGTCACCACCGTGCCCAAAATCGGGGGGCTGATCGCCGTTTACCGGTTGGTGGCCGAAGCGCTGCCCACGGTCGGCGTGAACTGGTCGCTGCTCGTGGCCGTCCTGGCCGTCGCGTCGATGACCCTGGGCAATCTCGCGGCGTTCTTCCAGGACACCGTTCGTCGCCTGCTGGCCTACTCGACCATCGGTCAGGTCGGCTACATCCTGCTGGCCGTCGCCGTCGCGACTCGCAGCGAGATCGCGCTACCGGCCCTGCTGTTCTATCTCGCCGCCTACGCGGTGACCAACCTCGGTGCCTTCGCCGTCGTTGCCGAGCTGCCGCACGCACCCCGGCTGGTCGATTACCGCGGCCTCGCCCGCAGGCATCCGGGACTTGCCGCGGTCCTGGTCGTGTGTCTGCTCGGACTGGTGGGCACACCCCCCACCGGGGTGTTCCTCGGAAAACTGGAGGTGTTCAGCGCCGCCATCGACGGCGGCTACACCTGGCTGGCCGTCGTCGCCGTCGCCAACACCGTGGCCAGTCTCTTCTACTACCTGCGCTGGATCGCCCCCGCCCTCGTCGCGGTCCCCGAGACGGCAAGCGACACCCTCGTGCCTGCAGGACGCTGGTCGGCGGTGGGTGCCTACACCGCCGGAGCCGCCTCCCTGGCTCTCGGTCTCGCAGGCGGGATCGTTCTTCCCCTGCTCACAGGGTCGCTGCTGCCCTGA
- a CDS encoding complex I subunit 4 family protein yields the protein MLSLIVFLPLAAAVVLAVVPASVGGRMFTGSWVAVAAADLALVVAAWLGYDAGGGMAYEQQLRWIPSAGASYHVGLDGLSLPMVAVTSGLFLACAIHSLRQPHRVKSFVLLFLFLQTVSLGLFTALDLILFFVYFDLSIVGMYFVIARWGHGQARQSALKFFLYTFIGSLALLLGFIGLYLAAEPHTFDIVALSRANPLAGSGTYGALVLLAVGIGLAVKTPTVPFHTWLPPAHTDAPAAGSAILAGVLLKMGTYGFVRIAMPLLPATWRQYAGVVVIIGVVSVLYGALVALAQEDFKRMIAYTSVNHMGYIILAVGAAGIVAGSDEQARSLAITGAVTQMVSHGLLTGALFLLAGVLHDRRRSYDMSTYSGLAGPAPVFAGVTAVAVFASLGLPGFSGFIAEFQIFTGSLSSATVATALALLGILITAGLLLRALHRVFLGPLRIPDAPGAARDFTDLRPSEAASIMPLLAIAVVIGVLPRFLLNVIEPASTTLIEMVAR from the coding sequence GTGCTGTCGTTGATCGTGTTCCTGCCGCTGGCGGCGGCTGTGGTGCTCGCCGTGGTACCCGCCTCCGTGGGCGGGCGGATGTTCACGGGAAGTTGGGTGGCCGTGGCCGCGGCCGATCTCGCCCTGGTCGTGGCCGCCTGGCTCGGTTACGACGCAGGCGGCGGGATGGCCTACGAGCAGCAACTGCGCTGGATCCCGAGCGCGGGGGCGAGTTATCACGTGGGCCTCGACGGCCTGTCACTGCCGATGGTGGCGGTCACCTCGGGACTGTTCCTGGCGTGTGCGATCCACTCGCTGCGCCAGCCCCACCGGGTCAAGAGCTTCGTGCTGCTGTTTTTGTTCCTGCAGACGGTGAGCCTGGGGTTGTTCACCGCGCTGGATCTGATCCTGTTCTTCGTCTACTTCGATCTGTCCATCGTGGGCATGTACTTCGTCATCGCCCGCTGGGGCCATGGGCAGGCCAGGCAGTCTGCGCTGAAGTTCTTCCTGTACACCTTCATCGGGTCGCTGGCACTGCTGCTGGGCTTCATCGGGCTGTACCTGGCCGCCGAGCCGCACACCTTCGACATCGTCGCGCTCAGCCGGGCCAATCCACTGGCGGGCAGCGGCACCTACGGAGCCCTGGTGCTGCTGGCCGTCGGCATCGGACTCGCGGTCAAGACTCCGACCGTGCCGTTTCACACCTGGCTGCCGCCCGCGCACACCGACGCCCCCGCTGCGGGCTCGGCGATCCTGGCCGGGGTCCTGCTGAAGATGGGCACCTACGGCTTCGTGCGCATCGCGATGCCGCTGCTGCCTGCCACTTGGCGCCAGTACGCCGGAGTGGTCGTGATCATCGGGGTGGTCTCGGTGCTCTACGGCGCACTGGTGGCGCTGGCCCAGGAGGACTTCAAGCGCATGATCGCCTACACCTCGGTCAACCACATGGGCTACATCATCCTGGCGGTCGGAGCGGCGGGCATCGTGGCAGGCAGCGACGAGCAGGCCCGTTCGCTGGCCATCACCGGCGCGGTCACCCAAATGGTCAGCCACGGGCTGCTCACCGGGGCGCTGTTCCTGCTCGCCGGGGTCCTGCACGACCGCAGGCGCAGCTACGACATGAGCACCTACTCCGGCCTGGCCGGGCCCGCACCGGTCTTCGCCGGAGTGACCGCGGTGGCCGTGTTCGCCTCGCTCGGATTGCCCGGTTTTTCCGGGTTCATCGCCGAGTTCCAGATCTTCACCGGCAGCCTGTCCTCGGCAACCGTGGCCACCGCGCTGGCGCTGCTGGGCATCCTGATCACCGCAGGCCTGCTGTTGCGGGCACTGCACCGGGTTTTCCTCGGTCCACTGCGGATCCCCGACGCACCCGGCGCCGCCCGCGACTTCACCGACCTGAGGCCGAGTGAGGCCGCCTCGATCATGCCGCTGCTCGCGATCGCCGTCGTGATCGGCGTGCTGCCGCGTTTCCTGCTGAACGTGATCGAACCGGCCTCGACGACACTGATCGAGATGGTTGCTCGCTGA
- a CDS encoding NADH-quinone oxidoreductase subunit 5 family protein, whose amino-acid sequence MDVLVWLLVAVPLGTGAVLACTGRRGDRPAPAVGIAATVTTLILAVQAAVLRPAVSVPLFAGIDAGLAVDGLSAILVVTVAAVTLAVLLFAAGESTAGRSRARFTGLMLLFSGAMLVTVTATGLATLLMGWEVMGAMSWALIGFWWHEPHRVRAANVAFVTTRAADLGLYLAAGAALAGGVGSLALVDLPDTAGPWLHLVTAGIVVAALGKSAQLPFHFWLSRAMEGPSPVSALLHSATMVAAGAYLLLRLWPLLAASGWGGPVVAWTGVATALVLGLVAVAQTDLKQLLAASTSAQVGFMVLAAGVGGVAGGTMQLVAHAATKSALFLAAGAWLSALGTKALPALRGAARRYRLVGMMFTVAAAALAGLPPLSLWVTKDEVLAAALHRSPALYATGLAAAVVAAIYSAKAAWSVWQPEPEDAAAGWDTEQAGTRAVSTLARPVLVVLAGCAALLGLLGLPPVAHAVQSLVGAEGAAAPEAWELVLSALLALAAASVAWWWGSRSLPIPAPVSRLLREWLRTERVAELLVVRPTMVLARGLAVFDDRVLDRTVMAVPNAGRWLARLVDRGAEFGVDGVVRAVSTGARRLGAFARRPQTGQVHQYYAQVAAGLAVLALFLVFVR is encoded by the coding sequence ATGGATGTGCTGGTGTGGCTGCTGGTCGCGGTGCCGCTGGGCACCGGGGCGGTATTGGCCTGCACCGGTCGCCGCGGTGACCGGCCTGCTCCCGCGGTGGGAATCGCCGCGACGGTGACGACCCTGATACTGGCCGTACAGGCTGCGGTGCTGCGCCCTGCCGTGTCGGTACCGCTGTTCGCCGGAATCGACGCGGGCCTGGCCGTCGACGGGCTCTCGGCGATTCTCGTGGTCACGGTCGCTGCGGTCACCCTGGCGGTGTTGCTCTTCGCCGCAGGCGAGTCCACCGCCGGCCGGTCGCGGGCCCGGTTCACGGGGCTGATGCTGCTGTTTTCCGGAGCAATGCTGGTCACCGTCACCGCCACGGGGCTGGCGACACTGCTCATGGGCTGGGAGGTCATGGGCGCCATGAGTTGGGCCCTGATCGGGTTCTGGTGGCACGAGCCGCATCGCGTCCGGGCTGCCAACGTCGCCTTTGTGACCACCCGCGCGGCCGATCTCGGGCTGTACCTCGCAGCCGGGGCGGCGTTGGCAGGCGGGGTCGGTTCCCTCGCACTGGTCGACCTGCCCGACACGGCCGGTCCATGGCTGCACCTGGTCACCGCCGGGATCGTGGTCGCAGCACTGGGCAAGTCGGCCCAGTTGCCGTTTCACTTCTGGCTCTCGCGCGCGATGGAAGGCCCCAGCCCCGTGTCGGCCTTGCTGCACTCGGCGACGATGGTCGCCGCCGGGGCCTACCTGCTGCTGCGGCTGTGGCCGCTGCTGGCTGCCTCCGGCTGGGGCGGACCCGTGGTGGCCTGGACAGGGGTGGCCACGGCGCTGGTGCTCGGCCTGGTCGCCGTTGCTCAAACCGACCTCAAGCAGTTGCTGGCCGCATCCACCTCCGCCCAGGTCGGTTTCATGGTGCTGGCTGCCGGGGTGGGTGGCGTGGCGGGCGGCACCATGCAGCTCGTGGCGCACGCGGCCACCAAGTCGGCCCTGTTCCTGGCTGCCGGGGCCTGGCTGAGTGCGTTGGGTACCAAGGCGCTGCCCGCGTTGCGCGGCGCCGCGCGCCGGTACCGGTTGGTCGGCATGATGTTCACGGTCGCCGCCGCAGCGCTTGCGGGCCTGCCACCGCTGTCGCTGTGGGTCACCAAGGACGAGGTACTTGCCGCCGCCTTGCACCGCAGTCCAGCCCTCTACGCCACGGGGCTCGCCGCTGCGGTGGTCGCCGCGATCTACAGCGCCAAGGCGGCCTGGTCCGTCTGGCAGCCGGAGCCGGAGGACGCGGCAGCAGGGTGGGACACCGAGCAGGCCGGTACTCGCGCAGTGTCCACACTCGCACGGCCCGTGCTGGTGGTGCTGGCCGGATGTGCGGCCCTGCTCGGGCTGCTGGGCCTTCCGCCGGTGGCGCACGCCGTGCAGTCGCTCGTCGGTGCGGAAGGTGCAGCTGCACCGGAGGCGTGGGAACTCGTGCTTTCCGCGCTGCTGGCCCTCGCCGCCGCGTCCGTTGCCTGGTGGTGGGGTAGCCGGTCGCTGCCGATACCGGCTCCGGTGAGCCGATTGCTGCGGGAGTGGCTGCGAACCGAACGAGTTGCCGAACTGCTCGTGGTGCGGCCGACGATGGTGCTGGCTCGTGGGCTGGCTGTCTTCGACGACCGGGTGCTGGATCGGACCGTCATGGCCGTGCCGAATGCGGGACGGTGGCTGGCGCGCCTGGTCGACCGCGGTGCCGAGTTCGGCGTCGACGGGGTGGTGCGTGCTGTGTCCACGGGCGCCCGGCGGCTCGGGGCATTCGCGCGCCGCCCGCAGACCGGCCAGGTGCACCAGTACTACGCCCAGGTCGCGGCGGGACTCGCCGTGCTTGCCCTGTTCCTCGTCTTCGTGAGGTAG
- a CDS encoding NADH-quinone oxidoreductase subunit NuoK, with product MSLELFLLLGTGLVAIGLYGAMSQQSIVMLMMGLELMLGGIIVAAAAFWYYVAPSAVDGQVLIVVVITAMAVEMAVGFAVVTALFRSRDVDMTDMAADLKE from the coding sequence GTGAGTCTGGAGTTGTTTTTGCTGCTCGGCACCGGTCTGGTGGCGATCGGGCTCTACGGTGCGATGTCGCAACAGTCCATCGTGATGCTGATGATGGGGCTGGAGCTCATGTTGGGCGGCATCATCGTCGCTGCGGCCGCGTTCTGGTACTACGTCGCTCCATCCGCTGTGGACGGACAGGTCCTCATCGTCGTGGTGATCACGGCGATGGCGGTGGAGATGGCGGTCGGCTTCGCCGTGGTCACGGCACTCTTCCGGAGCCGGGACGTGGACATGACCGACATGGCCGCCGACCTCAAGGAGTAG
- a CDS encoding NADH-quinone oxidoreductase subunit J, producing the protein MVTTVLFWVFGVAAVVFGFLVFRLDSMAQVTFALLASFLCVAAEVLLLGLGYLGLVIVLMMVMEMVIMAVFMIMYMMNPAGLMPMAMYHNKAGAMSISVGTFVVLGAGIFLVDWPERAGGPPAEPTVALGTALMGPQMLTMMTLGLVLFATIVATVMLSTQRGRYDRFGDDLRARRPEDPVPGGVGPQRTEMRGPR; encoded by the coding sequence TTGGTGACCACCGTGCTGTTCTGGGTCTTCGGGGTGGCGGCCGTGGTCTTCGGCTTCCTGGTGTTCCGGCTGGATTCGATGGCTCAGGTGACGTTCGCGCTGCTGGCTTCGTTCCTGTGCGTGGCCGCCGAGGTGCTGCTGCTCGGTCTGGGGTACCTGGGATTGGTCATCGTGCTCATGATGGTCATGGAGATGGTCATCATGGCCGTGTTCATGATCATGTACATGATGAATCCGGCCGGGTTGATGCCGATGGCGATGTATCACAACAAGGCCGGGGCGATGTCGATCTCCGTGGGTACGTTCGTCGTGCTCGGTGCCGGGATCTTTCTCGTCGACTGGCCCGAGCGGGCAGGCGGTCCTCCGGCCGAGCCCACGGTCGCACTCGGCACGGCGCTCATGGGGCCGCAGATGCTGACGATGATGACCCTCGGGCTCGTGCTGTTCGCGACGATCGTCGCGACGGTGATGCTGTCCACCCAGCGGGGTCGCTACGACCGTTTCGGTGATGATCTGCGTGCGCGGCGCCCCGAGGACCCGGTCCCGGGCGGAGTCGGTCCACAGCGGACGGAAATGCGGGGTCCACGGTGA
- a CDS encoding complex I subunit 1 family protein: MTETPLWSVLVLPVVLAVITVGTIAFDAVLAARAAGAVGAPSQVATAPLREVARLLVTQRRTTVTADGVLWRVGVLTVPVAALLAALVLPLGGAAVADLDVGVVWFNAMEILAWAAVWTAGWGPNAPLSLVGGYRFVAQGLAYELPHMFALITAATAAGTLRVGGIVEAQSGVWFVVWMPVAFVVYLLSAMAMAFWGPFDAPVGRDLAGGAAGELSGVDRLVFLGGRWLLLVVAAAMAVPLFLGGSHGPVLPPWLWTLVKTAAVLAGLVWLARRFPTVRMERFAEFAWVVLVPLTVLQALVVSVAVLAW; encoded by the coding sequence GTGACTGAGACTCCACTCTGGTCGGTGCTGGTGCTGCCGGTGGTGCTGGCGGTGATCACCGTGGGCACGATCGCGTTCGATGCGGTGCTGGCGGCACGCGCCGCAGGTGCGGTGGGTGCACCGTCGCAGGTGGCCACGGCTCCACTGCGCGAAGTGGCACGGTTGCTCGTGACCCAGCGTCGCACGACCGTGACCGCCGATGGCGTGCTGTGGCGGGTCGGCGTGCTGACCGTTCCGGTCGCGGCGCTGCTGGCGGCTCTGGTCCTGCCACTGGGCGGGGCTGCTGTGGCCGATCTCGATGTCGGGGTCGTGTGGTTCAACGCGATGGAAATCCTGGCCTGGGCGGCGGTGTGGACGGCCGGGTGGGGGCCGAACGCGCCGCTGTCGCTGGTGGGCGGCTATCGATTCGTCGCTCAGGGGCTGGCCTACGAACTGCCGCACATGTTCGCACTGATCACCGCGGCCACGGCGGCGGGAACGCTGCGGGTGGGCGGCATTGTCGAGGCGCAGTCCGGGGTGTGGTTCGTCGTCTGGATGCCGGTGGCCTTCGTGGTGTATCTGCTCAGCGCCATGGCGATGGCGTTCTGGGGTCCGTTCGACGCGCCGGTCGGCCGGGACCTGGCCGGTGGTGCGGCTGGTGAACTGTCCGGGGTGGACCGCTTGGTGTTCCTCGGTGGACGCTGGTTGCTGCTCGTGGTCGCGGCCGCGATGGCGGTACCGCTGTTTTTGGGTGGAAGTCATGGGCCTGTGCTGCCGCCGTGGTTGTGGACGCTGGTCAAGACGGCGGCGGTACTGGCCGGCCTGGTGTGGCTGGCCCGCCGGTTTCCCACCGTGCGGATGGAGCGGTTCGCCGAGTTCGCCTGGGTGGTGCTGGTGCCGTTGACCGTCCTGCAGGCCCTGGTCGTCTCGGTGGCCGTGCTGGCTTGGTGA
- a CDS encoding NADH-quinone oxidoreductase subunit A: MSGFAAALALFGVCVVLAIGAYGLAWLVAAAPTTSELDPFLSGDEPVEHAFSRFHVRWYTLTMVYLAFEMEMLFMYPWTLVVSSQGASAVIEMFVFLGILLAGVAYAWREGALRWA, encoded by the coding sequence TTGAGCGGTTTCGCCGCGGCGCTGGCGCTGTTCGGTGTCTGCGTGGTGCTCGCCATCGGAGCGTACGGGCTCGCGTGGCTGGTGGCGGCGGCTCCGACGACCTCGGAACTCGATCCGTTCCTGTCGGGTGACGAACCGGTCGAGCATGCGTTCTCCCGATTCCACGTGCGCTGGTACACGCTGACGATGGTCTACCTGGCCTTCGAGATGGAGATGCTGTTCATGTACCCGTGGACGTTGGTCGTCTCCTCGCAAGGCGCGAGCGCGGTGATCGAGATGTTCGTGTTCCTCGGGATCCTGCTTGCCGGTGTCGCCTATGCGTGGCGCGAGGGGGCGTTGCGATGGGCTTGA
- a CDS encoding four-helix bundle copper-binding protein yields MPAREMIDTHPTGPDLDRDLLADVVQSAVQCAQTCTACADACLSEQQVDRLRKCIRSNLDCADICDTTARVLSRHTSYDANITRAQLQSCIQACTSCGNECDQHASMHEHCRVCAEECRRCAESCQSLLSTIS; encoded by the coding sequence ATGCCCGCCCGAGAAATGATCGATACTCATCCGACTGGTCCCGACCTCGATCGAGACCTGCTTGCCGACGTGGTGCAGTCAGCGGTCCAATGTGCTCAAACCTGCACCGCCTGCGCCGACGCGTGTCTGAGCGAGCAGCAAGTGGACCGGTTGCGTAAGTGCATTCGCAGCAACCTGGACTGCGCCGATATCTGCGACACCACCGCTCGCGTGCTGTCCCGGCACACCAGCTATGACGCCAATATCACCCGCGCACAGCTGCAGTCCTGCATCCAGGCCTGCACCAGTTGCGGCAACGAGTGCGATCAGCACGCGAGCATGCACGAGCACTGCCGCGTCTGCGCCGAGGAATGTCGACGCTGCGCCGAGTCCTGCCAGTCACTCCTCAGCACAATCAGCTGA